A genomic region of Deinococcus sp. KSM4-11 contains the following coding sequences:
- a CDS encoding glycoside hydrolase family 13 protein yields MTRTPAQPQDAPPITPAWVQDAVFYQIFPDRFARSGRVTGLSLQAWGDTPHFHKYMGGDLWGVIEKLDHIAGLGVTAIYFCPVFQSASNHRYHTHDYYQVDPMLGGNDALRALIDAAHARGLKVVLDGVFNHASRGFFQFNDLLEQGEASAYRDWFHVDSWPLQPYDESRPANYAAWWGNRALPKFNTNHPAVRDFLWNVAEYWMQAGIDGWRLDVPNEIDDDAFWQEFRRRVKAINPEAYIVGEIWGDAHRWLAGDQFDAVMNYHFTRPCLAFFGGQTLDHPMNERSGTGHVDAMDAAAFGQRMTEVTQMYRPDIVRAQLNLLDSHDTARYLTAVGGDASAYRLALTFLMTYVGAPCIYYGDEIGLPGGPDPDCRRAFPWNKSEWDQTTLALTRALIAARHATPALRSGTFRVLHAEGNGLVFLREQEASHAVIAMNAAQDDRELPLPNVPKARYRDVLSGESFELCPCKTVPVPARSARLLLPE; encoded by the coding sequence ATGACGCGTACGCCCGCCCAGCCGCAGGACGCCCCCCCGATCACGCCCGCCTGGGTGCAGGACGCCGTCTTCTACCAGATCTTTCCCGACCGCTTCGCCCGGAGTGGCCGCGTGACCGGCCTGAGCCTGCAAGCCTGGGGCGACACGCCTCATTTCCACAAGTACATGGGCGGCGACCTGTGGGGCGTGATCGAGAAGCTGGATCACATCGCGGGTCTAGGCGTGACCGCCATCTACTTCTGTCCGGTCTTCCAGTCGGCCAGCAACCACCGCTACCACACGCACGACTACTACCAGGTCGATCCCATGCTGGGCGGCAACGACGCCCTGCGCGCCCTGATCGACGCGGCCCACGCGCGCGGTCTGAAGGTCGTGCTGGACGGCGTGTTCAACCATGCCAGCCGGGGCTTTTTCCAGTTCAACGACCTGCTGGAGCAGGGCGAGGCGAGCGCGTACCGGGACTGGTTCCACGTGGACAGCTGGCCGCTACAGCCGTATGACGAGTCCCGGCCCGCGAATTACGCCGCGTGGTGGGGGAACCGCGCCCTGCCGAAATTCAACACGAACCACCCGGCCGTGCGGGACTTCCTGTGGAACGTGGCCGAGTACTGGATGCAGGCGGGCATCGACGGCTGGCGGCTGGACGTACCGAACGAGATCGACGACGACGCCTTCTGGCAGGAGTTCCGGCGGCGCGTGAAGGCCATCAACCCGGAGGCCTACATCGTCGGGGAGATCTGGGGCGACGCGCACCGCTGGCTGGCCGGCGACCAGTTCGACGCGGTCATGAATTACCACTTCACCCGGCCGTGTCTGGCGTTCTTCGGCGGTCAGACGCTGGATCACCCCATGAACGAACGCAGCGGCACCGGGCATGTCGACGCCATGGACGCCGCCGCCTTCGGGCAGCGGATGACCGAGGTGACGCAGATGTACCGCCCGGACATCGTGCGCGCCCAGCTGAACCTTCTCGACTCGCACGACACCGCCCGGTACCTGACGGCCGTGGGGGGAGATGCCAGCGCGTACCGGCTGGCCCTGACCTTCCTGATGACCTACGTGGGCGCCCCCTGCATCTACTACGGGGATGAGATCGGTCTGCCCGGCGGCCCGGATCCGGACTGCCGCCGCGCCTTTCCCTGGAACAAGAGCGAGTGGGATCAAACGACGCTGGCCCTGACGCGCGCATTGATCGCCGCCCGGCATGCGACGCCCGCCCTGCGGAGCGGCACGTTCCGGGTGCTGCATGCCGAGGGAAACGGGCTGGTGTTCCTGCGTGAACAGGAGGCAAGCCACGCCGTGATCGCCATGAACGCCGCCCAGGACGACCGTGAGCTGCCCCTGCCGAACGTTCCCAAGGCCCGCTACCGGGATGTGCTGAGCGGCGAGTCCTTCGAGCTGTGTCCCTGCAAGACTGTGCCGGTGCCGGCGCGCAGCGCGCGGCTGCTGCTGCCGGAATAA
- the hydA gene encoding dihydropyrimidinase, which translates to MSTVIEGGTVVTAEGTYRADVRIDGGVISAVGRDLAGPADTVIDATGRHVLPGGIDVHTHLSMPSFGTETCDDFYTGHLAAAMGGTTSHIDFCIQPHGASLGTALDLWHAKAAGRALIDYGFHVAVTDPRPDVIDEIATLPDLGVTSIKLFLAYRGTLQVDDAALFSCLERARDAGVLTMVHAENGDAIEHLMAGAIRRGETAPKYHALTRPPQLESEATGRAAAMAEVLGAPLYVVHVSGRGALDRVRDVQSRGAPVTAETCTHYLFFTRDDLDRPGFEGAKWVCSPPFREAADHEALWAALRDGTLSVVSTDHCPFRYDTQKVLGEGDFTKIPNGVPGIEERMMVLHHAGVNGGRITLQQFVSLTATAPARRFGLGGVKGSVTVGADADLVLWDLSRDHTITAATNHGAMDYSLYEGMQVRGMPVTTLRRGEIVVDEGQLVAAPGSGQFMRRRS; encoded by the coding sequence ATGAGCACTGTGATTGAGGGTGGAACGGTCGTGACGGCCGAGGGCACCTACCGCGCGGACGTGCGCATCGACGGCGGCGTGATCAGCGCCGTGGGCCGCGACCTTGCCGGCCCCGCCGACACCGTAATTGATGCCACCGGGCGACACGTGCTGCCGGGCGGTATCGACGTCCACACCCACCTGTCCATGCCGTCCTTCGGCACCGAGACCTGCGACGACTTCTATACCGGGCACCTCGCCGCGGCCATGGGCGGCACGACCTCGCACATCGACTTCTGCATCCAGCCGCACGGCGCGTCGCTGGGCACCGCCCTTGACCTCTGGCATGCCAAGGCGGCGGGACGCGCGCTCATCGATTATGGCTTTCACGTCGCGGTGACCGATCCCCGGCCGGACGTCATCGACGAGATAGCCACGCTTCCGGATCTGGGCGTCACGTCCATCAAGCTGTTTCTCGCGTACCGGGGCACGCTCCAAGTGGATGACGCGGCCCTGTTCAGCTGCCTGGAGCGTGCGCGGGATGCTGGAGTCCTCACCATGGTGCACGCGGAGAACGGGGACGCCATTGAGCACCTGATGGCTGGCGCGATCCGCAGGGGAGAGACCGCGCCGAAGTATCACGCCCTGACCAGACCGCCCCAGCTGGAAAGCGAGGCCACGGGCCGCGCCGCTGCCATGGCCGAGGTGCTCGGCGCGCCGCTCTACGTGGTGCACGTCAGTGGCCGCGGCGCACTCGACCGTGTCCGGGATGTCCAGTCACGCGGCGCGCCGGTGACCGCAGAGACTTGCACGCACTACCTGTTCTTCACCAGGGACGACCTCGACCGGCCCGGCTTCGAGGGGGCCAAGTGGGTATGCAGTCCACCGTTCCGCGAGGCGGCCGACCACGAGGCGCTCTGGGCCGCGCTGCGCGACGGTACCCTCAGCGTGGTGAGCACGGATCATTGCCCGTTCCGTTACGACACCCAGAAGGTGCTGGGCGAAGGTGACTTCACGAAAATCCCGAACGGTGTGCCGGGCATCGAGGAACGGATGATGGTGCTCCACCACGCCGGCGTGAACGGTGGGCGCATCACGCTCCAGCAGTTCGTGTCGCTGACCGCGACCGCCCCAGCCCGCCGCTTCGGACTCGGCGGGGTCAAGGGCAGCGTGACAGTGGGCGCCGATGCGGATCTGGTGCTGTGGGATCTGAGCCGTGATCACACCATCACCGCGGCCACCAACCACGGCGCGATGGACTACAGCCTGTACGAGGGCATGCAGGTCAGGGGCATGCCGGTGACGACCCTGCGGCGGGGAGAGATCGTTGTCGACGAGGGCCAGCTGGTTGCCGCGCCCGGCAGCGGCCAGTTCATGCGGCGACGGAGCTGA
- a CDS encoding transporter substrate-binding domain-containing protein produces the protein MTSINRSARRFILAGLLTASVAHAEGTLNVGANVGNVPWEFQNASGATVGFEIELVNQIAKNLGKSVNVVNTPFNGLFAAVQSGRIDLAISSITITKKRLETVAFAQPYYDSDQSLTVKAGSTLKSVADFKGKTVGVDTGSTGAMWATTHLAEYGYTIREYVGLNAAMLDLKNGRIDGYISDIPALQYYAKTTGGVAVIQRLKTGEQYSIMFAKNNDLAKQFNAQIDMMKRSGYLAALHKKWFGVEPEKTTSTVTVLPMPK, from the coding sequence ATGACCAGCATCAACCGCTCAGCTCGCCGCTTTATCCTCGCCGGTCTGCTCACCGCATCCGTCGCCCACGCCGAGGGCACCCTGAACGTCGGCGCTAACGTCGGCAACGTACCGTGGGAGTTCCAGAATGCCAGCGGCGCCACCGTGGGCTTCGAGATCGAACTCGTGAACCAGATCGCCAAGAACCTCGGCAAGTCCGTCAATGTGGTCAATACGCCCTTCAACGGGCTGTTCGCCGCCGTGCAGTCCGGCCGCATCGACCTGGCCATCTCGAGCATCACGATCACCAAGAAGCGCCTGGAGACCGTGGCGTTCGCGCAGCCTTACTACGACTCGGATCAGTCGCTGACCGTCAAGGCGGGATCGACGCTCAAGTCCGTGGCCGACTTCAAGGGCAAGACGGTGGGCGTGGACACCGGCTCGACCGGCGCGATGTGGGCCACGACGCACCTGGCGGAATACGGCTACACCATCCGGGAGTACGTTGGCCTGAACGCCGCGATGCTCGACCTCAAGAACGGCCGGATCGACGGCTACATTTCCGATATCCCTGCCCTGCAGTACTACGCCAAGACCACCGGTGGCGTGGCGGTCATCCAGCGGCTCAAGACGGGGGAGCAGTACAGCATCATGTTCGCCAAGAACAACGACCTGGCCAAGCAGTTCAACGCCCAGATCGACATGATGAAGCGCAGCGGCTACCTGGCCGCGCTGCACAAGAAGTGGTTCGGCGTTGAGCCGGAGAAGACGACCTCGACCGTGACCGTGCTGCCGATGCCCAAGTGA
- a CDS encoding cysteine desulfurase-like protein translates to MTTTDLPALTPQLDFVRSQFPALTGPWTFLDNAGGSQVLTGVADRVRDYLVQTSVQLGATYAVSQEAAARVADGTRAAAELINAADVREVVLGSSATQLVSNFAQSFGATLKEGDEVIVTSTDHEANIGAWLRTRGAVVRVWRPQPDTLELQLADLDALMTPRTRLVCVTHASNILGQINPVAEIARRVHAGGAQVFVDGVAYAPHRLVDVQALDVDYYMFSFYKVFGPHISLLYGRLEHLLALPNINHNFVGEQAIPYKLQPGNVNYELTYSLRAITDYLEELGMRVQPGTQGRAALTAAYGAIAAHESMLAGLLLDHLRGKARVRIIGPATADPAVRVATVSFVVEGRASSDYPQALDDHHIAIRYGNFYARRLMDELALDPVEGVVRVSMAHYNTAQDVQRLIAGLDAVGLD, encoded by the coding sequence ATGACCACCACCGACCTCCCTGCCCTTACACCCCAACTCGACTTCGTGCGCTCGCAGTTCCCGGCCCTCACCGGACCGTGGACCTTCCTCGACAATGCGGGCGGCTCTCAGGTGCTGACCGGCGTCGCCGACCGCGTGCGCGACTACCTGGTGCAGACCAGCGTCCAGCTCGGGGCCACCTACGCGGTGTCCCAGGAGGCCGCGGCGCGGGTCGCCGACGGCACACGCGCTGCCGCCGAGCTCATCAACGCCGCCGACGTCCGCGAGGTGGTGCTGGGTTCCAGCGCCACCCAGCTCGTCTCCAACTTCGCCCAGTCCTTCGGCGCCACGCTGAAGGAGGGAGACGAGGTCATCGTGACGTCCACCGACCACGAGGCCAACATCGGCGCGTGGCTGCGAACCCGGGGCGCCGTCGTGCGCGTCTGGCGTCCCCAGCCGGACACCCTCGAGTTGCAGCTGGCCGACCTGGATGCCCTCATGACTCCCAGAACCCGCCTGGTCTGCGTGACGCACGCGTCGAACATCCTGGGGCAGATCAACCCCGTGGCCGAGATCGCGCGGCGCGTCCATGCTGGCGGCGCTCAGGTCTTCGTGGACGGCGTGGCCTACGCCCCGCACCGCCTGGTGGACGTGCAGGCGCTGGACGTGGATTACTACATGTTCAGCTTCTATAAGGTTTTCGGCCCCCACATCTCACTGCTCTACGGCCGGCTGGAGCACCTGCTGGCCCTGCCGAACATCAACCACAACTTCGTCGGTGAGCAGGCCATTCCCTACAAGCTCCAGCCGGGCAACGTGAACTACGAGCTCACCTACAGCCTGCGCGCCATCACCGACTACCTGGAGGAGCTCGGCATGCGTGTTCAGCCGGGGACGCAGGGGCGGGCGGCCCTGACGGCCGCTTACGGGGCCATTGCGGCGCACGAGTCTATGCTCGCCGGCCTGCTCCTCGACCACCTGCGCGGCAAGGCGCGGGTTCGGATCATCGGTCCGGCCACCGCAGATCCCGCCGTGCGGGTGGCGACGGTCAGCTTCGTTGTCGAGGGCCGCGCGTCGTCCGACTATCCGCAGGCCCTGGATGACCACCACATCGCCATCCGCTACGGGAACTTCTACGCCAGACGCCTCATGGACGAACTCGCCCTGGATCCGGTCGAGGGCGTAGTCCGTGTCTCGATGGCCCACTACAACACCGCCCAGGACGTGCAGCGGCTGATCGCGGGTCTCGACGCCGTTGGCCTCGACTGA
- a CDS encoding HD domain-containing protein, which yields MFRRRPPLPPFPTGGLLVGGAARDWLRGVEAKDFDWAIPEPERAAHDCAALLGGAVFPLDVERGYWRVHASGGVQHDFVPLPADVMADLTRRDFTVNALALTQDGRVIDPTGGRRDLRARRLRMVSEANLRADPLRAWRAARFEVTLGFRLEAATEAAVRRIALDLASTVLPMPAMERVRDEVGALLLHPDAARGVLRLEDLGLLTFTVPELQEGIGLVQGGFHHLDVFQHGVEALHQLLARRPDSGLALRWAALLHDVGKPRTLARDPVTGRKSFHGHDKVGAALTSQILTRLKLPGDVVGQAAALVGAHMLPLPSTEREARRFVHRRRALLPDLLSIMLADREAARGPSSSSASRLAYARGMDRVLAALEEQPTPSRPLLTGEEVMALLQLEPGPRVGEALRALAEATALGEVGSVEAARTFLQSWHEASDG from the coding sequence ATGTTCCGCCGCCGTCCTCCCCTGCCTCCATTTCCGACCGGCGGCCTGCTGGTGGGCGGCGCGGCGCGTGACTGGCTGCGTGGAGTGGAGGCGAAGGACTTCGACTGGGCGATACCGGAACCGGAGCGGGCGGCACACGACTGTGCTGCTCTACTGGGCGGCGCGGTGTTCCCTCTGGATGTGGAGCGCGGCTACTGGCGGGTGCATGCCTCTGGCGGCGTCCAGCACGACTTCGTGCCGCTGCCGGCCGACGTGATGGCCGATCTGACCCGACGGGATTTCACGGTAAATGCCCTGGCGCTCACGCAGGACGGTCGGGTAATTGATCCGACCGGGGGGCGGCGTGACCTGCGGGCACGGCGGCTGCGGATGGTCTCGGAGGCGAACTTGAGGGCCGACCCGTTGCGGGCATGGCGGGCGGCCCGCTTCGAGGTCACGCTCGGGTTTCGTCTGGAGGCGGCCACAGAGGCGGCCGTCCGGCGGATCGCCCTTGACCTCGCATCGACCGTCCTTCCGATGCCGGCCATGGAACGCGTGCGGGACGAGGTGGGAGCGCTGCTCCTTCATCCGGACGCGGCGCGCGGTGTGCTGCGGCTGGAGGATCTTGGCCTGCTGACCTTCACCGTGCCGGAGTTACAGGAGGGCATTGGCCTAGTGCAGGGAGGATTTCACCACCTGGACGTGTTCCAGCATGGCGTGGAGGCGCTGCATCAGCTCCTGGCTCGGCGACCGGATTCGGGCCTCGCCCTGCGCTGGGCGGCCCTGCTGCACGACGTGGGCAAGCCCCGCACGCTGGCGCGTGACCCCGTGACGGGACGGAAGTCGTTTCACGGGCATGACAAGGTCGGCGCGGCGTTGACCTCGCAGATCCTGACCCGGTTGAAACTGCCGGGCGACGTCGTGGGGCAGGCGGCCGCCCTGGTTGGCGCACATATGCTGCCCCTGCCGTCCACGGAGCGCGAGGCGCGGCGCTTCGTGCACCGGCGTCGGGCACTGCTACCAGATCTGCTGAGCATCATGCTGGCCGACCGCGAGGCGGCGCGCGGGCCAAGCAGTTCATCGGCCTCACGCCTGGCGTATGCCCGTGGAATGGATCGGGTGCTGGCCGCGCTGGAGGAGCAGCCCACGCCATCCAGACCCCTGCTGACGGGCGAGGAGGTGATGGCGCTGTTGCAGTTGGAACCGGGGCCACGGGTCGGGGAGGCGCTGCGGGCCCTGGCCGAGGCGACCGCACTGGGCGAGGTCGGAAGCGTGGAGGCCGCGAGGACTTTCCTGCAGTCGTGGCATGAAGCGTCAGACGGCTGA
- a CDS encoding LamG-like jellyroll fold domain-containing protein — translation MTHRSPIRQISAALIALAGTGVLGGCGPSTANSLPPAAPQGFHVVSTTTSTVDLAWSAVDGATGYTLERHSGSDPYAQVATPAASDTTFTDTGLSPSTAYTYRLKVTTAAGTSPYTADLTATTAAPDPAAPTVDSVNVVNGILGTPEHVSVSGTASAHSGSLQSVIVDWGESGSTPSTVTSTPGSFSVTHEFKASGTYIVKITARDSTGRQTTDTRSLEVTNFGTRSQAHFVFQDAGTTNGSPARDFSGNKRNGTYTGGGCFAPAQDRYSVANGAERFNSSSSAACTMSASGGMTTAAIPLPGAFTINVWVRPDADRLSRGGWLVGQQGGAFRLTLGTDGKVSALLVSPTGGPALSVTDPAAVQGDVWTEYVVRLTVATGPTASTLALYRKDNPLDQTTPASPVGEATLSGSYVLSSASKAWTVADAQGGSNSTAGSTPFSGAVDDLRFYDRALAGYEISALSRLDQFHPAP, via the coding sequence ATGACGCACCGATCCCCGATCCGCCAGATCAGCGCTGCCCTCATCGCCCTCGCCGGAACAGGCGTCCTCGGCGGGTGCGGCCCCAGTACAGCCAATTCCCTTCCCCCCGCCGCACCTCAGGGATTCCATGTGGTGTCCACGACCACCTCCACCGTCGATCTCGCGTGGTCGGCCGTGGACGGCGCGACCGGGTACACGCTAGAACGCCACAGCGGCTCCGATCCCTACGCTCAGGTGGCCACGCCCGCCGCCTCCGACACGACATTCACGGATACCGGCCTGAGTCCAAGCACGGCCTACACCTACCGCCTGAAAGTCACCACCGCCGCCGGCACCAGTCCCTATACGGCCGACCTGACCGCGACCACCGCCGCCCCAGATCCAGCCGCACCCACCGTGGACAGCGTGAACGTGGTCAACGGCATCCTGGGAACGCCCGAACACGTCTCGGTCAGCGGCACCGCCAGCGCCCACAGCGGCAGCCTGCAGAGCGTCATCGTGGACTGGGGGGAGAGTGGCAGCACGCCCAGCACGGTCACCAGCACCCCTGGCTCCTTCAGCGTCACCCATGAGTTCAAAGCCAGCGGCACCTACATCGTGAAGATCACGGCCAGAGACAGCACCGGACGGCAGACCACGGACACCCGCAGTCTTGAGGTCACGAACTTCGGCACGCGCTCACAGGCGCACTTCGTGTTCCAGGACGCCGGCACGACCAACGGTTCCCCGGCCCGTGATTTCAGCGGCAACAAGCGCAACGGCACATACACGGGCGGCGGCTGCTTCGCTCCGGCTCAGGATCGCTACAGCGTGGCGAACGGGGCCGAGCGCTTCAACTCCTCCTCGAGCGCCGCCTGTACCATGAGCGCCTCGGGGGGGATGACCACGGCGGCCATCCCACTGCCCGGCGCCTTCACGATCAACGTCTGGGTTCGTCCGGACGCGGATCGCTTGAGCCGGGGAGGCTGGCTGGTCGGCCAGCAAGGCGGCGCGTTCCGCCTCACGCTGGGAACCGACGGCAAGGTCAGTGCGCTCCTGGTGTCCCCCACCGGTGGCCCGGCCCTGAGCGTGACCGACCCTGCCGCAGTCCAGGGCGACGTTTGGACGGAATACGTCGTGCGGCTCACGGTTGCCACCGGGCCGACCGCATCGACCCTGGCGCTGTACCGCAAGGACAATCCGCTTGACCAGACCACTCCCGCCAGCCCAGTGGGCGAGGCCACCCTAAGCGGATCGTATGTCCTATCAAGTGCCAGCAAGGCCTGGACGGTGGCCGACGCGCAGGGAGGCTCGAACTCGACGGCCGGGAGTACACCGTTCTCCGGGGCAGTCGACGACCTGCGGTTCTACGACCGCGCGCTGGCCGGATACGAGATCAGCGCCCTGTCACGCCTGGATCAATTCCATCCGGCTCCCTAG
- a CDS encoding amino acid ABC transporter permease, translated as MDLINTFFNVQILRESLPALLHGLVLTISLGLVSAAFGTLLGMVVALLGLYTAPPVRAAVRVYIDVLRSMPLLVFMVLIYYALPFVKVLLPAFTSAVLAIGLIASAYVAEIVRSGIEAIPRGQFEAARSLGLSQWQTMATVVLPQALKIVVPPLTGNAVSIMKDTATASVVALPELLQQATSRQALAANPTPLIGAALIYVLMLFPLVRLVSRFERTSRVKSRV; from the coding sequence ATGGATCTGATTAACACCTTCTTCAACGTCCAGATTCTCAGAGAATCGCTGCCGGCCCTGCTGCACGGGCTCGTGCTCACCATCAGCCTGGGCCTCGTGAGCGCCGCCTTCGGAACCCTGCTCGGCATGGTGGTGGCCCTGCTGGGCCTCTACACGGCCCCACCAGTGCGCGCCGCCGTGCGCGTCTACATCGACGTTCTGCGTTCCATGCCGCTGCTGGTGTTCATGGTACTGATCTACTACGCCCTGCCCTTCGTGAAGGTGCTGCTGCCGGCCTTCACGTCTGCCGTGCTCGCCATCGGCCTGATCGCCTCCGCGTACGTGGCCGAGATCGTCCGCTCCGGCATCGAGGCCATCCCGCGCGGGCAGTTCGAGGCGGCGCGCTCGCTGGGGCTGAGCCAGTGGCAGACCATGGCCACCGTGGTGCTGCCCCAGGCGCTCAAGATCGTGGTGCCGCCGCTGACCGGCAATGCGGTGTCGATCATGAAAGACACCGCGACGGCGTCGGTCGTGGCGCTGCCGGAACTGCTGCAGCAGGCCACGTCCCGTCAGGCGCTCGCCGCGAACCCCACCCCGCTGATCGGCGCAGCGTTGATCTACGTGCTGATGCTCTTCCCGCTCGTCCGCCTGGTCAGCCGCTTCGAACGCACCTCACGCGTCAAGTCGCGCGTCTGA